One part of the Helicobacter cetorum MIT 99-5656 genome encodes these proteins:
- a CDS encoding TonB-dependent receptor — MSNHTKHFRSRCSASMILVLLTMSELEAKEERKTERKGKNEHTLGKVTTQAAKIFNYNNKTTISIKELERRQANQISDMFRRNPNINVGGGAVMAQKIYVRGIEDRLARVTVDGAAQMGASYGHQGNTVIDPGMLKSVVVTKGAAQASAGPMALIGAIKMETKGASDFLPKGKDYAMSAAATFLTNFGDRETAIAAYRGNYFDVLLYYTHQNIFYYRDGNNAMKNLFNPKADNKVTGSPSEQNNVMTKINAYLSERDTLTLSYNMTRDSANRPLRANFTGTFLPYSCGDFNAFPNEQNPSDCLFENDAKLFKTHSINVVHNLSLGYEREGGNHFGDPKLKMNAYASVRNVNIKPLFRPTDIATIIPFTPNPQLPTDKENRCVAQGGIYDAINKTCSITFKNLGGGSVVAKKDLFIINSGFNANVIHTINHNSENLFEYGLNYQNLTTFDKAIPNSELVRPGDAPDACLQVKGPNDPNMNGHCQRNGATANVIGVYAQANYTLHPMVTLGAGTRYDVYTLVDKDWQLHVTQGFSPSAALNVSPLENLNFRLSYAYVTRGPMPGGLVWMRQDNLRYDRHLKPEIGQNAEFNTEYSSKYFDFRAAGFIQLISNYINQFSSTLYVTNLPKKDIIYVPGYEVSGTAKYQGFSLGLSVARSWPSIKGRMLADVYELAATTGNVFILTASYTIPRTGLSFTWLSRFVTNLDYCAYSPYRNSPTDIDRRPSNCAKKPGIFHVHKPGYGVSSFFITYKPTYKKLKGLSLNAVFNNIFNKQYINQASPVMSPDEPNQDKYAMGMAEPGFNARFEVSYKF; from the coding sequence ATGAGCAATCACACTAAGCATTTTAGAAGCCGTTGCAGTGCTTCTATGATTTTGGTCTTACTGACGATGAGTGAACTAGAAGCTAAAGAAGAGAGAAAGACAGAAAGAAAAGGCAAAAACGAGCATACTTTAGGCAAAGTTACCACTCAAGCGGCTAAAATCTTTAATTACAACAATAAAACCACTATTTCTATCAAAGAATTAGAAAGAAGACAGGCTAATCAAATCAGTGATATGTTTAGAAGAAACCCTAATATCAATGTAGGCGGTGGTGCGGTTATGGCACAAAAAATTTATGTGCGTGGCATTGAAGATAGGCTTGCTAGAGTTACTGTAGATGGTGCGGCACAAATGGGAGCAAGCTATGGGCATCAAGGAAATACCGTTATTGACCCTGGTATGCTAAAAAGCGTGGTCGTAACTAAGGGTGCTGCTCAAGCGAGTGCAGGGCCTATGGCTTTAATTGGTGCGATTAAAATGGAAACTAAAGGTGCGAGCGATTTTTTGCCTAAAGGCAAAGATTATGCGATGAGTGCGGCCGCAACCTTTTTGACGAATTTTGGGGATAGAGAAACAGCTATAGCAGCCTATCGTGGCAATTATTTTGATGTGCTTTTATACTATACGCACCAAAATATATTCTATTATCGTGATGGTAATAATGCGATGAAAAACCTTTTTAACCCCAAAGCGGATAACAAGGTTACAGGAAGCCCAAGCGAGCAAAACAATGTAATGACTAAAATTAACGCCTATTTAAGTGAAAGAGATACCTTAACTTTAAGCTATAACATGACAAGAGATAGTGCAAATCGCCCCCTAAGAGCGAATTTTACTGGGACTTTTTTACCTTATTCTTGCGGTGATTTTAACGCTTTTCCTAACGAGCAAAACCCTAGCGATTGTTTGTTTGAAAATGATGCGAAATTGTTTAAAACCCATAGTATTAATGTGGTGCATAATCTTAGTTTAGGTTATGAGAGAGAAGGGGGGAATCATTTTGGCGACCCTAAATTAAAAATGAATGCGTATGCGAGTGTGAGAAATGTAAATATTAAGCCCCTTTTTAGACCCACAGATATTGCCACTATTATTCCTTTCACCCCAAACCCACAACTTCCCACAGATAAAGAAAATAGATGTGTAGCACAAGGTGGTATTTATGATGCGATTAATAAAACTTGCTCCATTACTTTTAAAAATCTTGGCGGAGGTTCTGTGGTAGCTAAAAAGGATTTATTTATTATTAACTCTGGGTTTAACGCTAATGTGATTCACACCATTAATCATAACAGCGAAAACCTTTTTGAATACGGGCTGAACTATCAAAATCTAACTACTTTTGATAAGGCTATCCCTAATAGCGAGTTAGTAAGACCTGGCGATGCTCCTGATGCTTGCTTACAAGTTAAAGGGCCTAATGACCCTAATATGAATGGGCATTGTCAAAGAAATGGTGCTACGGCCAATGTAATTGGAGTGTATGCACAAGCTAACTACACTTTACATCCTATGGTAACTTTGGGGGCAGGAACTCGTTATGATGTTTATACTTTGGTGGATAAAGATTGGCAATTGCATGTAACGCAAGGCTTCAGTCCAAGTGCGGCCTTAAATGTTTCGCCTTTAGAAAATTTAAATTTCAGGCTTTCTTATGCGTATGTAACAAGAGGACCTATGCCTGGGGGTTTAGTATGGATGCGTCAAGATAATTTACGCTACGACAGGCATTTAAAACCTGAGATTGGACAAAATGCAGAATTTAATACAGAATATAGTAGTAAGTATTTTGATTTTAGGGCTGCTGGTTTTATCCAATTGATTTCTAATTATATTAACCAATTCTCTTCAACGCTGTATGTAACAAACCTACCTAAAAAAGATATTATCTATGTCCCTGGTTATGAAGTTTCAGGCACAGCTAAATATCAAGGCTTTTCTTTAGGTTTAAGCGTGGCACGCTCATGGCCTAGCATAAAAGGTCGTATGTTAGCTGATGTATACGAATTAGCAGCCACTACGGGTAATGTATTTATTTTAACGGCAAGTTATACGATTCCACGCACTGGTCTTAGTTTTACATGGCTTTCACGCTTTGTTACTAATTTAGATTATTGTGCTTATAGCCCTTATCGTAATAGTCCTACAGATATTGACAGACGCCCTAGTAATTGTGCTAAAAAGCCTGGCATTTTCCATGTGCATAAACCTGGTTATGGGGTGAGTAGTTTCTTTATTACTTATAAGCCAACTTATAAAAAACTTAAGGGGCTAAGTCTTAATGCGGTGTTTAATAATATTTTTAACAAACAATATATCAATCAGGCAAGCCCTGTGATGAGCCCTGATGAGCCTAATCAGGATAAATATGCAATGGGCATGGCAGAACCAGGTTTTAATGCTAGGTTTGAAGTGTCTTATAAGTTTTAA
- a CDS encoding outer membrane family protein, with amino-acid sequence MSLSLSLLTPKMLQAFDYQFSGFVTQASNIGFNQHKINRAKGIYPTPQYATISGYLGTNFHLIKNDKHILKGAVGGMIGSIFYDGTKKFEDGSVAYDLFGFYEGFLGEKDNVLETDTLEIENFKKNQNVHNYVLSDAFLEYRYKNLFGFKAGRYQSSALFKSAWTQGFEAFIQHKDFRLWWFSSFGRAFAYGAFLMDWYAARKTYSKGYVKNSQGGYTPKGHKTTLGVHALQATYKWRSLFIEGFFYFSPQTFNAPGFKLEYNTSPNFSAVGFRSKTTLIALFPIYYPWMLVEENGTPVYENDTKATQNGQTLSIQQRFDYNQFYTSLTLYKVFQNANTWIGKMGNPTEVLLGGNSIYAGYWGTGIKANAITIALAVGGIHLNKKFSWNFIAQYSSAPVSYEARAVLSLFYTITPYLKASVELIYYGIHTNKGYKAGANEAIASDFPALYSDRSGVKTNLVMEF; translated from the coding sequence TTGAGTTTAAGCTTGAGTCTTTTAACACCTAAAATGCTGCAAGCTTTTGATTATCAATTCAGTGGTTTTGTAACCCAAGCTTCCAATATTGGTTTTAATCAACATAAAATCAATAGAGCAAAAGGAATATATCCTACACCACAATACGCCACTATTTCTGGCTATCTTGGGACAAATTTTCATCTCATCAAAAATGATAAACATATCCTAAAGGGGGCTGTTGGGGGTATGATAGGCTCTATCTTTTATGATGGCACCAAGAAGTTTGAAGACGGCTCTGTAGCCTATGACCTTTTTGGGTTTTATGAAGGGTTTCTTGGCGAAAAGGATAATGTTTTAGAAACCGATACCCTTGAAATTGAAAATTTCAAAAAAAATCAAAATGTGCATAACTATGTTTTAAGCGACGCCTTTTTGGAATACCGCTATAAGAATCTCTTTGGTTTTAAGGCTGGTCGTTACCAATCAAGTGCACTTTTTAAAAGTGCTTGGACTCAAGGCTTTGAAGCTTTTATCCAGCATAAGGATTTTCGTTTGTGGTGGTTTAGCTCTTTTGGCAGGGCTTTTGCCTATGGCGCGTTTTTAATGGATTGGTATGCTGCTAGAAAGACTTATTCCAAAGGTTATGTTAAAAATTCTCAAGGGGGATACACTCCTAAAGGGCATAAAACAACCTTAGGCGTGCATGCTTTACAAGCCACTTATAAATGGCGTTCTTTGTTTATAGAAGGGTTTTTTTATTTTTCCCCACAAACTTTCAACGCTCCGGGCTTCAAACTAGAATACAACACTAGTCCTAATTTTAGTGCTGTAGGGTTTCGCTCCAAAACAACCCTTATAGCCCTTTTTCCTATTTACTATCCTTGGATGCTTGTGGAAGAAAATGGAACACCTGTTTATGAAAATGACACTAAAGCCACTCAAAACGGACAGACTCTTTCTATCCAGCAACGCTTTGATTACAACCAATTTTATACTTCGCTCACGCTTTACAAGGTCTTTCAAAACGCAAATACTTGGATAGGAAAAATGGGAAACCCCACAGAAGTGCTATTAGGGGGGAATAGCATTTATGCGGGCTATTGGGGAACAGGCATCAAGGCTAACGCCATTACCATTGCCCTTGCTGTTGGGGGAATCCATCTTAATAAAAAATTTTCATGGAATTTTATCGCCCAATATTCAAGTGCACCCGTTTCCTATGAAGCACGAGCCGTATTGTCATTATTCTACACTATCACGCCTTATCTCAAGGCTTCTGTAGAGCTTATTTATTATGGCATACACACTAACAAAGGCTATAAAGCTGGTGCAAACGAAGCCATTGCTAGCGATTTTCCCGCCCTTTATTCTGATAGAAGCGGAGTAAAAACAAACTTAGTCATGGAGTTTTAA
- a CDS encoding outer membrane family protein — translation MLSFKKAFFLSVCLVYSLNAFSYKVSGSFGNFSKIGFNNKPLNTKTGYYPTETFSAVTGFLNAKADLLPKHISDHSFTAKLGFMGGGVAYDGTKNIINQANNQPFGSMMWMYYGAWHGYYGASGWGTNNANGINNVGNGGCVASGTIPCATWNNVGNQWMSANTHQFVVNEAYLEYGYKNIFRIKAGRYVGNAYFMDGYTQGFEATLNVKDFTFWWFSSYGMAWTYDEWIYDYFAPIVTTNKQGKKVNLGIHSGSITWHKKGLSINPFFYFSPNTYIAPGIQATYVYNIPLKNHRHLSIYTTAMGFFPYYNPALSHNIFYSSYAGTNAQMFLFKQRFTINKFYVGYGIYKTWGNANAYTPYTDPELIGFNFWTNTVYDWLSAANMNANAFTLHAKVGGHVRKLSWEVLGRITTSPRANEQAINLDLSYNFSHWVSASLTLEYYRAHLHNGYEVGQSFSSVYNPVFKASVQDRSFLMTNLHFKF, via the coding sequence ATGTTAAGTTTCAAAAAAGCCTTTTTCCTTTCAGTTTGTCTTGTTTATTCTTTAAATGCTTTTAGTTATAAAGTGAGCGGTTCGTTTGGAAATTTCTCCAAAATCGGCTTTAATAACAAGCCCCTTAATACAAAAACCGGCTACTACCCCACAGAAACTTTTAGTGCTGTAACAGGTTTTTTGAATGCAAAAGCGGATTTACTGCCCAAACATATTTCAGACCATTCTTTTACGGCTAAATTAGGTTTTATGGGTGGTGGGGTTGCTTATGATGGCACAAAAAATATTATCAATCAAGCTAATAACCAACCCTTTGGCTCTATGATGTGGATGTATTATGGAGCATGGCATGGGTATTATGGGGCTTCAGGGTGGGGGACTAATAATGCTAATGGGATTAATAATGTGGGTAATGGGGGGTGTGTGGCAAGCGGGACTATTCCTTGTGCTACTTGGAATAATGTGGGCAATCAGTGGATGAGTGCTAACACGCATCAATTCGTAGTGAATGAAGCTTATTTGGAGTATGGCTATAAAAACATTTTTAGAATTAAAGCGGGGCGTTATGTCGGGAATGCGTATTTTATGGATGGCTATACTCAGGGTTTTGAAGCCACACTCAATGTTAAAGATTTCACCTTTTGGTGGTTTAGCTCCTATGGTATGGCTTGGACTTATGATGAATGGATTTATGATTATTTCGCCCCCATTGTAACCACAAACAAGCAAGGTAAAAAGGTCAATTTAGGCATCCATTCAGGGAGTATCACATGGCATAAAAAGGGACTTTCTATCAACCCTTTTTTCTACTTTTCGCCTAATACCTACATCGCTCCGGGCATTCAAGCTACCTATGTTTATAATATTCCTTTAAAAAACCACAGACACCTTTCTATTTACACTACTGCTATGGGCTTTTTTCCTTACTATAATCCAGCCCTATCGCATAATATCTTTTATAGCTCCTATGCAGGCACTAACGCACAAATGTTTTTATTCAAGCAACGCTTTACTATCAACAAATTTTATGTGGGCTATGGCATTTATAAGACTTGGGGAAATGCAAACGCTTATACCCCTTATACTGACCCTGAGTTAATAGGGTTTAACTTTTGGACTAACACCGTTTATGACTGGCTGAGTGCGGCTAACATGAATGCCAACGCTTTTACCCTTCATGCCAAAGTAGGCGGGCATGTGAGAAAACTTTCATGGGAAGTTTTAGGGCGTATCACTACGAGTCCTAGAGCGAATGAACAAGCCATAAACTTAGATTTAAGTTATAATTTTAGCCATTGGGTTAGTGCATCTTTAACTCTAGAATATTATCGGGCTCATTTGCATAATGGTTATGAAGTGGGACAATCCTTTAGCTCTGTATATAACCCTGTTTTTAAAGCCAGTGTTCAAGACAGAAGTTTTTTAATGACAAACTTGCATTTTAAATTTTAA
- a CDS encoding outer membrane family protein translates to MKQGKCFLAYSVSLLPFLFCSLGAFDYQFNGTLESFSKIGFNNSKINSKKGIYPTESFADIVGMAQIKLDLLPKHTANHKLSFSLGGTLAAVPWDKTKYDIDQANGKPYGSIVENFIGGYHGYFFNKYLGPAYTGTANAAAYHARPYVLDTAFLQYDYKDIVGFKLGRYEANIDFMSGSNQGWEVYYQPFKSETQKLKFWWWSSYGRGLAFNSWLYEFYATTPYLKKGGNPNNSNDWINYGWHGITTTYSYKGLDAQFFYYFSPKTYNAPGFKLVYDTNRDFKNVGFRSQSMIMTTFPLYYKGWYNPETHSYSIEDSTPHGSLLGRKGVTLNIRQIFWWDNFNWSIGFYNTFGNSDAFLGSHTMPLGNNTSYIGNNISATTTHASMIGYDFWDNTAYDGLADAITNANTFTFYTSVGGIHKRFAWHIFGRVSKANRNASGHMGRANEYSLQFNASYAFSEVVFLNFRIAYYGAKIHEGYQVGYFGAPKFNNPDGDFSANYQDRSYMMTNITMKF, encoded by the coding sequence ATGAAACAAGGAAAGTGTTTTCTTGCTTATTCTGTATCGCTTTTGCCTTTTCTGTTTTGTAGTTTGGGGGCTTTTGATTATCAATTCAATGGCACTTTAGAAAGTTTTTCTAAGATTGGTTTTAACAATTCTAAAATCAATTCTAAAAAAGGGATTTATCCGACTGAGAGTTTTGCAGATATTGTGGGTATGGCGCAAATTAAGTTGGATTTGCTTCCTAAACACACCGCTAATCACAAACTCTCTTTTTCTCTAGGAGGCACTCTAGCGGCAGTTCCTTGGGACAAGACAAAATACGATATTGACCAAGCGAATGGAAAGCCTTATGGCTCTATTGTAGAGAATTTTATTGGAGGTTATCATGGGTATTTTTTTAATAAATATCTAGGGCCCGCTTACACAGGCACAGCTAATGCGGCCGCCTATCATGCAAGACCTTATGTGTTGGATACCGCCTTTTTACAATACGATTATAAAGATATTGTTGGTTTTAAACTAGGGCGTTATGAGGCTAATATTGATTTTATGAGCGGTTCTAATCAGGGGTGGGAAGTGTATTATCAGCCCTTTAAAAGCGAGACGCAAAAATTGAAATTTTGGTGGTGGAGTTCTTATGGAAGGGGTTTGGCGTTTAATTCTTGGCTCTATGAGTTTTATGCCACAACGCCTTATTTAAAAAAGGGGGGAAATCCAAATAATAGCAATGATTGGATAAATTATGGCTGGCATGGAATCACTACAACTTATTCTTACAAGGGCTTAGACGCTCAGTTCTTTTACTACTTTTCGCCTAAGACTTATAACGCCCCAGGTTTTAAGCTCGTTTATGACACTAATAGAGATTTTAAAAATGTGGGTTTTCGCTCTCAAAGCATGATAATGACCACTTTTCCTTTATATTACAAAGGGTGGTATAATCCAGAAACTCACAGCTATAGTATAGAAGATAGCACGCCACATGGCTCATTACTGGGTAGAAAGGGTGTAACCTTAAATATCCGTCAAATTTTTTGGTGGGATAATTTCAATTGGTCTATTGGGTTTTACAACACTTTTGGTAACTCCGATGCCTTTTTAGGCTCTCATACCATGCCCTTAGGTAATAATACTTCCTACATAGGAAACAATATTAGTGCTACAACAACGCATGCAAGCATGATTGGTTATGATTTTTGGGATAATACCGCTTATGATGGGTTAGCTGATGCAATTACAAATGCAAATACTTTTACCTTTTACACTTCTGTTGGGGGGATTCATAAGCGTTTTGCATGGCATATTTTTGGGCGTGTTTCTAAGGCGAATAGAAACGCATCAGGGCATATGGGGAGGGCTAATGAATATTCTTTGCAATTCAATGCGAGCTATGCGTTTAGCGAAGTCGTATTTCTGAATTTTAGAATTGCTTATTATGGTGCAAAAATTCATGAAGGCTATCAGGTAGGTTATTTTGGTGCACCTAAGTTCAATAACCCTGATGGTGATTTTAGCGCTAATTATCAAGATAGAAGTTACATGATGACTAACATTACAATGAAATTTTAA
- a CDS encoding outer membrane family protein: protein MKLKKRKVTATLLKRFTLPLLFSTTSLGALTYEVHGDFINFSKVGFNHSPINPVKGIYPTETFVNLTGKLEGSLHLGKGWSVNLGGALGGQAYDSTKYDRWAKDFTPPSYWDKTSCGTNSSELCMNATKMWEQQGPGGIIDPRGIGYMYIGEWNGLWPNYYPANAYLPGHSRRYMIYKGNVTYHSDRIHMVMGRFDVTEQEQIDWMYQMLQGFYGTFKLTRNLKFQLLSSWGRGIADGQWLFADYREKPWGIHKAGLIYRPTSHLMIHPYIYVIPKVGTLPGIKVEYDTDPNFSGRGVRNKTTFYAMYDYRWNNAEFGRYAPARYNTWDPFLDNGKWRGLQGPGGATLLLRHHVDINNYFVVGGVYINIGNPNMNLGTWGNPIAIDGIEQWVGSIYSLGFASIDNITAADAFTEYLKGGGKHGKFSWSVYQRFTTAPRAMEYGIGMYLDYQFSKHIKAGLKLVWLDFQIRAGYNPGTGFLGPNGQPLNLNNGLFESSAFAQGPQNIGGIAKTITQDRSHLMTHISYSF, encoded by the coding sequence ATGAAACTAAAAAAACGAAAAGTTACCGCTACATTGCTGAAGCGTTTTACCCTGCCGCTTCTGTTTTCTACGACATCGTTAGGGGCACTCACTTATGAAGTGCATGGAGATTTTATCAATTTCTCCAAAGTGGGCTTTAACCATTCACCGATTAACCCCGTTAAGGGTATCTATCCTACAGAGACTTTTGTCAATCTCACGGGTAAGTTAGAAGGTTCTTTGCATTTGGGTAAGGGCTGGAGTGTGAATTTGGGTGGTGCTTTAGGCGGACAAGCTTATGATAGCACCAAGTATGATAGGTGGGCAAAAGATTTCACACCCCCAAGTTATTGGGATAAGACTTCGTGTGGCACTAATTCTTCAGAGCTTTGCATGAATGCCACTAAGATGTGGGAGCAGCAAGGGCCTGGGGGTATCATTGACCCTAGAGGTATTGGCTACATGTATATTGGTGAGTGGAATGGTTTGTGGCCTAACTACTATCCAGCTAATGCCTATTTGCCAGGACATTCTAGGCGTTACATGATTTACAAGGGGAATGTAACCTATCATAGCGATAGAATCCATATGGTAATGGGACGCTTTGATGTAACCGAACAAGAGCAAATTGATTGGATGTATCAAATGCTACAAGGTTTTTATGGAACTTTCAAGCTCACTAGGAATTTAAAATTCCAGTTGCTCAGCTCTTGGGGTCGTGGAATTGCTGATGGTCAATGGCTGTTTGCAGATTATCGTGAGAAGCCTTGGGGGATTCATAAGGCCGGTTTGATTTATCGTCCTACTTCGCATTTAATGATCCACCCCTATATCTATGTGATTCCAAAGGTAGGCACACTACCTGGTATTAAAGTAGAGTATGATACCGACCCTAATTTCAGTGGTAGGGGTGTTAGGAATAAGACCACTTTTTATGCGATGTATGACTACCGCTGGAATAACGCTGAGTTTGGCCGCTACGCACCTGCTCGTTATAACACTTGGGATCCTTTCTTAGATAATGGTAAATGGCGTGGCTTACAAGGTCCTGGCGGTGCGACTCTCTTACTACGCCACCATGTGGACATTAATAATTACTTCGTCGTTGGGGGTGTTTATATCAATATTGGTAACCCTAACATGAACTTAGGAACTTGGGGTAACCCTATCGCTATTGATGGTATCGAACAATGGGTTGGTAGCATCTATAGTTTAGGTTTTGCGAGTATTGATAATATTACCGCAGCTGATGCTTTCACAGAGTATCTTAAGGGTGGTGGTAAGCATGGTAAATTCAGCTGGAGCGTTTATCAGCGTTTCACAACCGCTCCAAGAGCTATGGAATATGGTATTGGTATGTATTTAGATTATCAATTCAGCAAACATATTAAAGCCGGTCTTAAGCTTGTATGGTTAGATTTCCAAATTCGTGCAGGTTACAACCCTGGAACAGGTTTTCTTGGACCAAATGGTCAACCGCTTAACTTGAATAACGGCTTGTTTGAGTCTTCCGCATTCGCTCAAGGCCCCCAAAACATAGGCGGTATTGCAAAAACTATCACTCAAGACAGAAGCCATTTGATGACTCATATTAGTTATAGTTTCTAA